In one Grus americana isolate bGruAme1 chromosome 1, bGruAme1.mat, whole genome shotgun sequence genomic region, the following are encoded:
- the RS1 gene encoding retinoschisin, with the protein MRFKMGSVLLSLLFWYKAVLALSPGEDERLELWHSKACKCDCQGGPNSVWSSGTNSLECMPECPYHKPLGFESGAVTPDQISCSNPEQYTGWYSSWTANKARLNGQGFGCAWLSKYQDNGQWLQIDLKEVKVISGILTQGRCDADEWMTKYSVQYRTDENLNWVYYKDQTGNNRVFYGNSDRSSSVQNLLRPPIVARYIRLIPLGWHVRIAIRMELLECLGKCG; encoded by the exons atgcGGTTCAAGATGGGAAGCGTCCTGCTGTCTCTTCTTTTCTGGTACAAAG ctgtgctggcccTCTCCCCAGGAGAG GATGAGAGACTGGAGCTGTGGCACAGCAAGGCTTGCAAATGTGACTGCCAAGGAGGTCCTAACTCGGTGTGGTCCAGTGGGACTAACAGCTTGGAGTGCATGCCAG AGTGCCCCTACCACAAGCCTCTGGGCTTCGAGTCCGGCGCTGTCACCCCTGACCAGATAAGCTGCTCCAACCCTGAGCAGTACACGGGCTGGTACTCCTCCTGGACGGCCAACAAGGCCCGCCTCAACGGCCAAGGCTTTGG GTGCGCGTGGCTCTCCAAGTACCAGGACAACGGGCAGTGGCTGCAGATTGACCTGAAGGAGGTGAAGGTGATCTCGGGGATCCTCACGCAAGGGCGCTGTGACGCTGATGAGTGGATGACCAAGTACAGTGTGCAGTACCGCACCGATGAAAACCTCAACTGGGTTTACTACAAGGACCAGACTGGGAACAACCGG GTCTTCTATGGCAACTCGGACCGCTCGTCCTCGGTGCAGAACCTGCTGCGGCCGCCCATCGTGGCCCGCTACATCCGCCTCATCCCGCTGGGCTGGCACGTGCGCATCGCCATCCGCATGGAGCTCCTCGAGTGCCTGGGCAAGTGCGGCTGA